In Bacillota bacterium, one DNA window encodes the following:
- the gcvH gene encoding glycine cleavage system protein GcvH, whose protein sequence is MQVPEDLRYSREHEWVRLEGDGTARVGITDYAQSELGDVVYVELPEVGRHLRAGEALGVVESVKSVSDIYCPISGRVAEVNGALTASPEKVNQDPYGEGWMVRLEPDDPAEAESLLDAAGYRALIGAEGGA, encoded by the coding sequence AACACGAGTGGGTCCGCCTGGAGGGCGACGGGACGGCACGGGTCGGCATCACCGACTACGCGCAGTCGGAGCTGGGGGACGTGGTCTACGTAGAGCTGCCCGAGGTGGGCCGCCACCTGCGGGCGGGCGAGGCGCTGGGCGTGGTCGAGTCGGTCAAGTCGGTCTCGGATATCTACTGCCCCATCTCGGGCCGCGTGGCCGAGGTGAACGGCGCGCTCACCGCCAGCCCGGAGAAGGTCAACCAGGACCCCTACGGCGAGGGCTGGATGGTGCGGCTGGAGCCGGACGACCCGGCGGAGGCCGAGTCGCTCCTGGACGCGGCCGGCTACCGGGCGCTGATCGGGGCGGAGGGAGGGGCATGA